A genome region from Bacillaceae bacterium IKA-2 includes the following:
- a CDS encoding cobyrinate a,c-diamide synthase — protein MTEQRIVIAGTGSGVGKTTLTIGLMSALKKRGLVVQGFKCGPDYIDPTYHTAVTNRVSRNLDSWMLTKDIVLDIFTHGRKNSDISIIEGVMGFFDGKNPTTNEGSTAEISMITKSPVILVVNCSSMARSAAAIVKGFQLFAEGPNIVGVIANKVGSEGHFQLVKTAIELECDIPVIGYLKKELNIEIPERHLGLIPSIERGDLDPFFDKLGDLVLETIDIDKFLELSVAEPLAVNKRRSLFEKKIEPFVRIAVAKDAAFNFYYPENLEILEANGVEIVYFSPLANDLLPDDVDGLYIGGGFPEEFADKLACNSKAKQSLKAAIENGLPTIAECGGFMYLTDSIETTKKTKHEMVGVIPGKVEMQSKLAAIGYREISGLNNNFLLKNEVARGHEFHYSSFQISDEVDIPYAYETKGMRGMNKEGYLTYNLVAGYTHFHFASCLSIVENWIEKCLEIKVNA, from the coding sequence TTGACAGAACAGCGAATTGTAATTGCTGGTACAGGAAGCGGTGTCGGGAAAACGACGCTAACTATTGGTTTAATGTCAGCATTAAAAAAGCGTGGCTTAGTAGTTCAGGGATTTAAATGTGGACCTGATTATATTGATCCGACCTATCATACCGCGGTAACCAACCGAGTTTCTCGTAATCTAGATAGTTGGATGCTCACGAAAGATATCGTCTTAGATATTTTCACTCACGGTCGTAAAAATTCTGATATATCAATTATAGAAGGCGTGATGGGCTTTTTTGATGGAAAGAACCCTACAACAAATGAAGGAAGTACTGCCGAGATTAGTATGATTACAAAAAGTCCCGTAATTCTAGTTGTGAATTGCTCAAGTATGGCTCGAAGTGCTGCAGCTATTGTAAAAGGTTTTCAATTGTTTGCAGAGGGTCCAAATATTGTCGGGGTAATCGCAAATAAAGTCGGCAGCGAAGGGCATTTTCAGCTAGTCAAGACTGCCATTGAATTAGAATGTGACATTCCCGTAATCGGCTATTTGAAAAAGGAACTGAACATTGAAATCCCTGAGCGACACCTAGGACTAATTCCTTCAATTGAAAGAGGCGATCTTGATCCGTTTTTTGATAAATTAGGAGATTTGGTCCTTGAAACGATAGACATTGATAAGTTTCTTGAATTATCTGTTGCTGAACCACTAGCAGTAAACAAAAGACGATCGCTTTTTGAAAAAAAGATAGAACCTTTCGTCAGAATTGCGGTAGCAAAAGATGCGGCATTTAACTTCTATTATCCTGAAAATCTAGAGATCCTCGAAGCAAATGGTGTCGAAATCGTTTATTTTTCTCCATTAGCCAATGATCTATTGCCAGATGATGTTGATGGGCTCTATATTGGTGGTGGTTTTCCTGAAGAGTTTGCTGATAAACTTGCTTGTAATAGTAAAGCAAAACAATCATTGAAAGCAGCAATCGAAAACGGATTACCTACAATTGCCGAGTGCGGTGGCTTCATGTATTTGACGGATTCCATTGAAACAACGAAAAAGACAAAGCATGAAATGGTCGGAGTCATCCCAGGTAAAGTCGAAATGCAATCAAAATTAGCCGCAATCGGCTACAGAGAAATCAGTGGATTAAATAACAATTTTCTGCTTAAAAATGAAGTAGCCAGAGGGCATGAATTCCATTATTCTTCCTTTCAAATTTCTGACGAAGTCGATATCCCATATGCATATGAGACTAAAGGGATGAGAGGCATGAATAAAGAAGGCTATTTAACTTATAATTTAGTAGCAGGATACACTCATTTTCATTTTGCATCTTGTCTATCTATTGTTGAAAATTGGATTGAAAAATGTTTAGAGATTAAAGTTAATGCTTGA
- a CDS encoding cob(I)yrinic acid a,c-diamide adenosyltransferase encodes MSKEKQNQKGLTLVYTGDGKGKTTASLGLALRGIGRGFNVKIYQFIKSPERSYGEQISLRKLGVEMVQLGIGFTWTKTPEEHREALKKGWPIAKQAVLSGEYDLVILDELNNALAIDKFPIEDVLPLSEVIDMIKNKPPHVHLVITGRDAKKEIKELADLVSVIEVEKHYYNEGVQAVKGIEF; translated from the coding sequence ATGAGTAAAGAAAAACAAAACCAAAAAGGCTTAACGCTTGTTTATACAGGGGATGGAAAAGGGAAAACCACAGCATCTTTGGGATTAGCTCTCAGAGGAATAGGTCGAGGATTCAACGTAAAAATTTATCAGTTTATTAAATCACCGGAACGCTCGTATGGTGAACAAATCTCCCTGCGTAAATTGGGAGTTGAGATGGTTCAGCTTGGAATTGGATTCACTTGGACAAAAACACCTGAGGAACATAGAGAGGCTCTAAAGAAGGGATGGCCTATAGCAAAGCAAGCCGTTTTGAGTGGAGAATACGACTTAGTTATTTTAGATGAATTAAATAATGCTTTGGCCATTGATAAATTCCCAATAGAAGATGTTTTGCCATTAAGTGAAGTTATTGACATGATTAAAAATAAACCTCCTCATGTTCATCTCGTTATTACAGGGAGAGATGCGAAGAAAGAAATTAAAGAGTTAGCTGATCTTGTTTCCGTCATTGAAGTGGAAAAGCATTATTACAACGAGGGCGTACAAGCTGTTAAAGGAATAGAATTTTAG
- a CDS encoding alpha/beta hydrolase, translating to MGSSSGLLNKVRKIFPWLKGRINKTATNDAKLKTMILTLWLMTLIAASIASLAMPTGFGVYVDLFMFLFLNTVLFFLTTALIGYLLTLLYVPLPRLFVGSIVYTTILTYYILVEANSGVLFSWIFTAVYLLVGLCLGIIVTIYQSNRITPIRKVFASMIPAILILFAFIWTPSIANDHVERSFTENDYIAPLTIENPAELGTYSIRNFTYANGLDKHRREFSNHADVLSDSVDGSEYIKEWHRFRKFFWGFDEKKLPVNGRVWMPQGEEKFPLVLMVHGNHRMENFSDAGYEYLGELLASRGYIAVSVDQNFLNYSNWTGIPKNDMKLRTWVLIQHLLQIDQFKGMPESPFYQKVDMDRVAVIGHSRGGQAAAMVADYQKWFDSDLSLAGMENINVQAVIGIAPTERKADGMWPELNNVSYLTLHGARDGDVHNYHGDRQFSRTSIEADSDKFKAGVYIAEANHSQFNQDWGKMDQKLPGGLFLNKNQIMDPDKQREVAKVYISAFIESTLGGNEQYIPLFRDVRHGSEWLPNTQYVTRFENSEFHPIVNFNKTNSKTKFPKGITAEAIGFDIWEIESAVNRSGNKKAKQGMVFEWENTGTYTLSIPEDYRMEYLNGSFESFYISMANLDDENTTDPKLTVTFEMSNGKTANVPLERYKEIAPSIHTQYTRNRYLEDIFRKGKYSVATEPVFQTYEIPMEYFKKLNRDLKLQEIERITISFKNGPGKLMVDDIGFVGYE from the coding sequence ATGGGAAGTTCAAGTGGTTTACTAAATAAAGTAAGAAAAATATTTCCTTGGTTAAAAGGTCGAATTAATAAAACAGCAACAAATGATGCGAAACTAAAAACTATGATACTAACGTTATGGTTAATGACGCTCATCGCAGCAAGCATTGCTAGTTTGGCAATGCCTACAGGATTCGGTGTATATGTAGATCTTTTCATGTTTCTGTTCTTAAATACAGTTTTATTCTTTTTAACAACCGCTTTGATTGGTTATTTGCTGACATTATTATATGTTCCTTTACCACGGCTGTTTGTAGGAAGTATAGTTTATACTACCATCCTCACTTATTATATTTTAGTCGAAGCAAACTCAGGAGTTTTGTTTTCTTGGATTTTTACAGCGGTTTATTTACTAGTCGGTCTTTGCCTTGGGATTATCGTTACAATTTATCAATCGAACAGGATAACACCGATAAGAAAAGTTTTTGCATCGATGATTCCGGCGATTTTGATATTATTTGCATTCATATGGACTCCATCGATTGCAAATGATCATGTAGAGCGATCCTTTACAGAAAATGATTATATTGCCCCATTAACAATTGAAAATCCTGCTGAACTAGGAACGTACTCGATTCGAAATTTTACGTATGCAAATGGATTAGACAAGCACCGTCGAGAATTCAGTAATCATGCAGATGTCCTATCTGACTCCGTTGATGGTTCAGAATACATAAAAGAATGGCATCGTTTCAGAAAATTTTTCTGGGGATTTGATGAAAAAAAACTACCAGTTAATGGACGAGTCTGGATGCCTCAAGGTGAAGAAAAGTTTCCTCTCGTTTTGATGGTTCACGGAAACCATCGTATGGAAAATTTTTCTGATGCTGGATATGAATATTTAGGCGAACTATTAGCAAGTCGAGGCTATATTGCTGTATCCGTCGATCAAAATTTTCTAAACTATTCAAATTGGACAGGGATTCCTAAAAATGATATGAAGTTGCGAACGTGGGTGTTGATCCAACATCTATTACAAATTGATCAGTTTAAAGGAATGCCAGAATCACCGTTTTATCAAAAAGTAGATATGGACCGTGTCGCAGTTATCGGGCATTCTCGTGGTGGGCAAGCAGCAGCTATGGTGGCTGATTATCAGAAATGGTTTGATTCGGATCTTTCCCTAGCTGGAATGGAAAACATTAATGTCCAGGCTGTGATCGGAATTGCTCCTACAGAACGGAAAGCAGATGGTATGTGGCCTGAATTAAATAATGTGTCATACTTGACTCTACATGGAGCACGCGATGGAGATGTCCATAATTACCACGGTGACCGTCAATTTTCTAGAACATCGATAGAAGCTGATTCTGATAAGTTTAAAGCAGGTGTATATATTGCTGAAGCAAATCATAGCCAATTTAATCAAGATTGGGGCAAAATGGACCAGAAGCTTCCAGGCGGATTGTTTCTTAATAAGAATCAAATTATGGATCCTGATAAGCAAAGGGAAGTGGCTAAAGTGTATATTTCCGCATTTATTGAAAGTACCTTAGGCGGTAATGAACAGTATATTCCTTTGTTTCGTGATGTTCGTCATGGAAGTGAATGGCTTCCGAATACACAGTATGTGACTAGGTTTGAAAATAGTGAATTTCACCCTATAGTGAACTTTAACAAGACGAATAGTAAAACAAAATTTCCCAAAGGAATTACTGCTGAAGCAATAGGTTTTGATATTTGGGAAATAGAATCCGCAGTCAACCGATCTGGAAATAAAAAAGCAAAGCAAGGGATGGTGTTTGAATGGGAGAACACTGGAACTTACACATTATCTATTCCCGAGGATTATCGAATGGAATATTTAAACGGTTCCTTTGAAAGTTTCTATATCTCAATGGCAAATCTGGACGATGAAAATACGACTGACCCTAAATTAACTGTGACGTTTGAAATGAGCAATGGAAAAACAGCGAACGTTCCTCTCGAAAGGTATAAAGAAATTGCACCTTCTATCCACACTCAATATACGAGAAATCGCTATTTAGAGGATATTTTTAGAAAAGGAAAGTATAGCGTAGCAACTGAGCCAGTATTTCAAACGTATGAAATACCTATGGAATACTTTAAAAAATTGAATCGAGACCTTAAATTGCAAGAAATTGAAAGAATAACAATATCTTTTAAAAATGGACCGGGGAAATTAATGGTGGATGACATCGGCTTTGTAGGATATGAGTAA
- a CDS encoding patatin-like phospholipase family protein → MKIDGVFEGGGIKGLAHIGAISVIEEAGYKWERLAGTSAGSIIAALLAVGYRASEIKDLMLDFPYEKIEQRGMLAKFPLVGPILSLLFKNGIYKLTVLEQWMEQALKKKGKTTFGDLPENKLKIVITDISNNRMSILPDDLPFYGVDPLTFPISRAVQMSSSIPFFFIPEKIKDNTIIDGGALSNYPIWIFDSAGIPRWPTIGFCLSGQSLSFHPSKIRGPVSKTLAIIRTMLDAHDKQYIEKKAAVRTIFITGITVGATDFKISQKDKQALIEVGRNSASKFLQQWDFQKYIKEYRINKIDNKIDDTKININKYTLNNKPILIKVKTRE, encoded by the coding sequence ATGAAAATTGACGGAGTCTTTGAAGGTGGCGGTATCAAAGGGCTAGCCCATATAGGTGCAATTTCGGTGATAGAAGAAGCTGGCTATAAATGGGAGCGTCTAGCTGGAACTTCAGCTGGTTCAATTATTGCAGCTTTGTTAGCTGTTGGTTATCGTGCATCAGAGATAAAGGACTTAATGTTAGATTTTCCTTACGAAAAGATTGAACAAAGAGGAATGCTTGCTAAGTTTCCTTTAGTAGGACCGATATTAAGTCTACTGTTTAAAAATGGGATTTATAAGCTTACTGTTTTGGAACAGTGGATGGAGCAAGCCTTGAAGAAAAAAGGGAAAACGACCTTTGGTGATTTACCCGAAAATAAACTAAAAATAGTGATTACTGATATTTCTAATAATAGAATGTCGATTTTACCAGATGATCTTCCATTTTACGGAGTAGATCCACTAACTTTTCCAATTTCAAGAGCAGTTCAGATGAGTAGTTCAATACCATTCTTTTTTATCCCAGAAAAAATAAAGGATAATACAATTATTGATGGGGGTGCTCTTAGCAATTATCCTATTTGGATATTTGACTCAGCCGGAATTCCAAGATGGCCAACAATTGGATTTTGCTTATCAGGACAAAGCTTATCTTTTCATCCATCAAAAATAAGGGGACCAGTATCAAAAACTTTAGCAATTATTCGGACAATGCTTGATGCCCATGATAAGCAATATATTGAGAAGAAAGCTGCTGTACGAACGATATTTATAACAGGAATCACAGTAGGTGCTACTGATTTTAAAATCTCTCAAAAGGATAAGCAAGCTTTAATAGAGGTGGGTAGAAACTCTGCAAGCAAATTTTTACAACAATGGGACTTTCAAAAGTATATAAAGGAATACCGGATTAATAAAATAGACAATAAAATAGACGATACAAAAATTAATATAAATAAATATACATTAAATAACAAACCTATTTTAATAAAAGTTAAGACTCGTGAATAA
- a CDS encoding DEAD/DEAH box helicase, with amino-acid sequence MTNLINTQYKELIACFAEIGFTLDFNIVKSKSYTDVDKSIADDLYKKYLDNHNLMLFYYGFIEKTEKMTVSMEFLHSISNKFIKSLSKTPTIELSREQTFITPTGDEIKEILANVPFMIGQEFINKQWIEQLYQNLSAVFSQEIGAYQGTVAEFLMEHNSNINVVGRVFFHLVENKSDTYPFAFLATYSTGGIGDKKAAHTPLKHALLEYKGQNDRLLKLLATVSKAAQKSDFISEFIESGELFSPLQFTSKEAYTFLKEIPLYEESGILCRIPDWWKKKSNSLKLSVKVGEKQPSMVGMDALLNFDAEIFFGDDKITEEEIKALLAESSGLSFIKGKWIEVDHEKLQATLAAYEKTKELTESGEYNLAEALRLQLNAADILDINEADVSLEVANGEWLKSITAKLTNISLIDNIAVSDDFKATLREYQQSGLDWLNYMKKLGFGACLADDMGLGKTVQIIALLEHSRINTNGTKSLLIIPASLMGNWQKEIEKFAPRLNYKMIYSTKDKLDLHAIHTPDTIDNSNKTEIKGDTVVSDTPDLYITTYGMAVRIEEFKSVEWDLVILDEAQAIKNPNTKQTKAVKKLKAKSKIAMTGTPIENSLGDLWSLFDFLNAGLLGTAKEFTQFTKKLKDGEADYSKLRAVVNPFILRRLKTDKTVIADLPDKLEMKAYAKLTKKQVVLYKNLVKELEQKLANSEGIQRKGLVLGSIIKFKQICNHPDQFLGQTAYKQIHSGKFERLLDLCETIYEKRERVIVFTQFREMTEPIADFLETIFQRKGLILHGGTPVKKRSELVDTFCGEEYVPYMVLSLKAGGVGLNLTAANHVIHFDRWWNPAVENQATDRAFRIGQQKNVMVHKFITPGTIEEKIDMMIEEKSKLAGDILASSGEKWITELDNKQLLDLFTFAEAGEK; translated from the coding sequence ATGACAAACTTGATTAATACGCAATACAAGGAACTAATAGCCTGCTTCGCCGAAATAGGGTTCACACTTGACTTCAACATAGTAAAAAGCAAATCTTACACTGATGTTGATAAAAGCATAGCTGATGACCTATACAAAAAATATCTAGACAATCATAATTTAATGCTCTTCTATTATGGTTTTATCGAAAAAACCGAAAAAATGACCGTGTCAATGGAATTTTTACATAGCATAAGCAACAAATTTATTAAAAGTCTATCAAAAACACCGACGATCGAATTGAGTCGTGAGCAAACTTTCATAACACCGACGGGTGACGAAATTAAAGAGATATTAGCTAACGTTCCTTTTATGATTGGACAAGAATTCATAAACAAACAATGGATTGAACAGTTATACCAAAACCTATCAGCTGTTTTTTCTCAAGAAATAGGAGCCTATCAGGGTACCGTTGCTGAATTTTTGATGGAACATAACTCGAATATCAATGTTGTTGGTAGGGTATTCTTTCATTTAGTAGAAAACAAATCTGATACGTATCCATTTGCCTTCTTAGCAACCTACAGCACGGGGGGAATAGGTGACAAAAAAGCTGCCCACACACCGCTCAAACATGCATTGCTCGAATACAAAGGCCAAAATGATCGTCTCTTAAAATTACTAGCAACTGTTAGCAAGGCAGCCCAAAAAAGTGATTTCATATCTGAATTTATCGAGAGCGGCGAGCTGTTTAGTCCACTCCAATTCACAAGCAAAGAAGCATACACCTTTTTAAAAGAAATACCTTTATACGAAGAATCAGGTATTCTCTGCCGCATCCCAGATTGGTGGAAGAAAAAGAGCAACTCACTAAAGCTTTCTGTTAAAGTTGGCGAAAAACAACCTTCAATGGTTGGCATGGATGCACTCCTGAATTTTGATGCAGAGATATTTTTTGGTGATGATAAAATTACAGAGGAAGAGATCAAAGCGTTATTAGCCGAATCGAGTGGGTTATCGTTTATTAAAGGAAAATGGATCGAAGTTGATCACGAGAAGCTCCAAGCGACATTAGCAGCCTATGAAAAAACAAAAGAACTGACAGAAAGTGGCGAATACAATTTAGCAGAGGCGCTGCGTTTACAGTTGAATGCGGCTGATATTTTAGATATCAATGAAGCCGATGTTAGCCTCGAGGTAGCAAACGGTGAGTGGCTCAAAAGTATAACCGCAAAACTTACGAACATTTCATTAATTGATAATATTGCCGTAAGCGATGACTTTAAGGCAACGCTAAGGGAGTACCAACAAAGTGGGTTAGACTGGTTAAATTATATGAAGAAGCTAGGATTCGGTGCTTGTCTTGCGGACGACATGGGGCTTGGCAAAACTGTGCAAATTATTGCTTTGCTTGAGCATAGTAGAATCAATACAAACGGTACAAAATCACTCTTGATCATTCCAGCTTCGCTAATGGGTAATTGGCAAAAAGAAATAGAAAAGTTCGCGCCGCGACTAAACTATAAAATGATTTACAGTACAAAAGATAAGCTTGATTTACATGCGATTCATACTCCAGACACGATAGATAATTCAAACAAAACAGAAATAAAAGGAGACACGGTTGTCAGCGACACCCCAGACTTATATATAACGACCTACGGTATGGCTGTGCGAATCGAGGAATTCAAGTCGGTGGAATGGGATTTGGTTATCTTAGATGAGGCACAAGCGATTAAAAACCCCAATACGAAGCAAACAAAAGCTGTCAAAAAGCTAAAAGCAAAATCAAAAATAGCGATGACAGGGACACCGATTGAAAACAGTTTGGGCGATCTTTGGTCATTATTTGACTTTTTAAATGCAGGATTACTTGGAACTGCAAAGGAATTCACACAATTCACGAAAAAATTAAAGGATGGCGAAGCTGATTATTCAAAGTTACGCGCCGTTGTCAATCCATTTATATTGCGGCGCTTGAAAACTGATAAAACTGTTATTGCTGACCTGCCAGACAAATTGGAGATGAAAGCATACGCTAAGCTCACGAAAAAACAGGTTGTTTTATACAAAAATTTAGTTAAGGAGCTAGAACAAAAATTAGCGAACTCCGAAGGGATCCAGCGTAAAGGCTTGGTTTTAGGCAGTATTATCAAATTCAAACAAATTTGCAATCATCCAGACCAATTCTTGGGACAAACAGCTTACAAACAAATTCATAGTGGGAAATTCGAGAGATTACTAGATCTATGCGAAACGATCTATGAAAAAAGAGAACGCGTGATCGTTTTTACACAGTTTAGAGAAATGACCGAGCCAATAGCCGATTTTCTAGAAACAATCTTTCAGCGTAAGGGGCTGATTTTGCACGGAGGAACACCTGTAAAAAAACGGTCAGAATTAGTTGATACGTTTTGTGGGGAAGAATATGTTCCGTATATGGTGCTATCACTTAAAGCGGGTGGGGTGGGATTGAATTTAACTGCGGCTAACCATGTGATCCATTTTGACCGCTGGTGGAATCCGGCAGTTGAGAACCAAGCAACCGACCGAGCGTTTCGGATCGGACAACAAAAAAATGTGATGGTTCATAAATTTATAACACCGGGGACAATTGAAGAAAAAATCGACATGATGATTGAGGAAAAAAGTAAACTAGCTGGAGATATCTTAGCATCATCGGGGGAAAAATGGATAACAGAGCTTGACAACAAGCAGTTGCTGGATTTATTCACTTTCGCAGAGGCAGGTGAGAAATAA
- a CDS encoding YsnF/AvaK domain-containing protein, with translation MSFLDMFNEKEDNKKEVRKEKPVTDTEFAQDEAHLDLRQEELDIHKHRSETGDVEIHKVIVEEEKSVNVPVSHDQVIIERKAVDREATDQPITEEETLHIPVTAEAVDVEKHTVVTGEVSAHKRSVEETESVNDVLHKEVANVETHGNTDVINQNE, from the coding sequence ATGAGCTTTTTAGATATGTTCAACGAAAAGGAAGATAATAAAAAAGAGGTACGTAAGGAAAAGCCAGTTACAGATACAGAATTTGCACAAGACGAGGCACATCTGGATCTTCGCCAAGAAGAATTAGATATCCATAAACATCGGTCTGAAACAGGCGATGTTGAAATTCATAAAGTTATCGTCGAGGAAGAAAAATCAGTTAATGTTCCCGTTTCCCATGATCAAGTGATAATTGAAAGAAAAGCTGTAGACCGTGAGGCAACGGATCAACCAATTACAGAAGAAGAAACTCTCCACATTCCAGTCACCGCAGAAGCGGTTGATGTCGAGAAACATACAGTCGTCACTGGTGAAGTTTCTGCCCATAAGCGGTCAGTAGAAGAAACGGAATCAGTAAATGATGTCCTTCATAAAGAAGTTGCAAATGTTGAAACGCATGGTAATACAGATGTTATTAATCAAAATGAATAA
- a CDS encoding YsnF/AvaK domain-containing protein → MGKFIIIGAVIGGLIGWLIGFFVFSGIVLGAVVGVIFDALHNKRKNKSTEATNEVQKMQLREEHLDIKKERIKTGEVNIHKEIVEGQKTFTVPIKREEMVIEAGSDEEIRIPLKEEEIDIEITKHFVKVGELSISKQQIEEIKEVKATLKKETVRVETHGNTDVKDK, encoded by the coding sequence ATGGGTAAATTTATTATTATTGGCGCAGTAATCGGGGGTTTGATTGGTTGGTTAATCGGTTTCTTTGTCTTTTCAGGAATTGTGCTTGGAGCAGTTGTGGGGGTGATTTTCGATGCTTTGCATAATAAAAGAAAGAACAAATCAACAGAAGCTACAAACGAGGTACAAAAGATGCAGCTTCGAGAAGAGCACTTGGATATAAAAAAAGAACGAATTAAAACCGGCGAAGTAAATATTCACAAAGAAATTGTCGAAGGGCAGAAAACATTCACTGTCCCTATTAAGCGCGAGGAAATGGTTATAGAAGCAGGGAGTGACGAAGAAATTCGGATTCCACTCAAAGAAGAAGAAATTGACATTGAAATAACCAAACACTTTGTTAAAGTGGGTGAATTATCCATCTCAAAACAGCAAATTGAAGAAATCAAAGAAGTTAAAGCAACGTTAAAAAAGGAAACTGTAAGAGTCGAAACTCATGGAAATACGGATGTGAAAGATAAGTAG
- a CDS encoding SurA N-terminal domain-containing protein, translating to MKLNKTWVLSFSLAVSLSLIAACSDVDESGKENNEESVTQEEGSANLDGGESAEQMEMTEPDLEGIPDVVAEVNGKEITKEEFEIAYTGQFMQASMQSQMTGEVVDQDQLKKQIAESMIGSELLIQEANSRSFKVSEDDIEKILDELIAQNGLESKDEFMAVFKEQGMDEKEVMSLLEIQVKIDQLIASESGDIKPTDEELKELYDLMVVQQEQMGGEADIPSFDEMKPDLIKQVQRQNEAEASEILVERLRKDGDVTNNL from the coding sequence ATGAAATTGAATAAAACATGGGTATTAAGTTTTTCCCTTGCCGTATCTTTATCTTTAATTGCTGCTTGCAGTGATGTCGATGAATCAGGCAAAGAAAATAATGAGGAATCAGTAACGCAGGAGGAAGGGTCGGCCAATCTGGATGGTGGAGAAAGTGCTGAACAGATGGAAATGACAGAGCCAGACTTAGAAGGTATTCCTGACGTTGTAGCAGAAGTAAATGGAAAAGAAATAACGAAAGAAGAATTTGAAATTGCTTACACAGGTCAATTTATGCAAGCGTCGATGCAATCACAGATGACAGGGGAAGTGGTTGACCAAGATCAATTAAAAAAACAGATTGCAGAAAGTATGATTGGTTCGGAACTCCTCATACAAGAAGCAAACAGCCGTAGTTTTAAGGTATCAGAAGATGATATCGAAAAAATACTAGATGAATTAATAGCACAAAATGGGCTTGAATCGAAGGATGAATTTATGGCTGTATTCAAAGAACAAGGCATGGATGAAAAAGAGGTTATGTCTCTGCTTGAAATACAAGTAAAAATAGATCAGCTTATTGCTAGTGAATCTGGTGACATCAAACCAACGGACGAAGAGCTAAAAGAATTATATGATCTGATGGTCGTCCAGCAAGAGCAAATGGGTGGAGAAGCTGATATCCCATCTTTTGACGAAATGAAACCAGATCTTATAAAACAAGTACAGAGACAAAATGAAGCAGAAGCATCTGAAATTCTTGTTGAAAGACTTCGTAAAGATGGAGACGTCACTAACAATTTATAA
- a CDS encoding tRNA-dihydrouridine synthase yields the protein MIDNFWRDLPRPFFVLAPMEDVTDVVFRHVVSEAGRPDVFFTEFANSDSYCHPEGIKSMRGRLTFTEDEQPMVAHIWGDSPESFRQMSIGMAELGFKGIDINMGCPVPNVASRGKGCGLILRPDVAAELIQAAKAGGLPVSVKTRLGFKELHEWEEWLTHILKQDIANLSIHLRTKKEMSEVDAHWELIPEIKKLRDRIAPNTLLTINGDIPDRHTGLQLAEQYGIDGVMIGRGIFKNPFAFEKEPKEHSTKEYLDLLRLQLDLQDQYADVLPRPITGLHRFFKIYVKGFPGAGELRNQLMNTKSTDEVRALLDNIGKEVDGTGK from the coding sequence ATGATAGATAATTTTTGGCGTGATTTACCACGGCCATTTTTTGTACTTGCACCAATGGAAGATGTGACAGATGTTGTTTTTCGTCACGTAGTAAGTGAAGCCGGTCGACCGGATGTATTTTTCACAGAGTTTGCAAACTCGGATAGCTATTGTCATCCAGAGGGTATTAAAAGTATGCGTGGCCGTTTGACTTTTACAGAGGATGAACAGCCAATGGTGGCACATATATGGGGGGATAGTCCCGAATCTTTCCGTCAAATGAGTATTGGCATGGCAGAGCTAGGATTTAAAGGCATTGATATTAATATGGGCTGCCCTGTACCGAACGTGGCATCGAGAGGGAAGGGTTGCGGCCTTATTCTCCGTCCAGACGTTGCGGCAGAACTTATTCAAGCAGCAAAAGCGGGCGGACTGCCTGTCAGTGTGAAAACACGACTTGGCTTTAAGGAGCTTCACGAGTGGGAGGAGTGGCTAACGCATATATTAAAACAGGATATTGCGAACCTTTCTATTCATTTACGTACAAAAAAGGAAATGAGCGAAGTAGATGCGCATTGGGAGCTAATTCCGGAAATCAAAAAATTACGTGACCGAATCGCACCAAATACACTACTAACAATCAATGGAGACATTCCTGACCGTCATACTGGGCTGCAGCTTGCTGAACAGTATGGTATTGATGGCGTTATGATCGGGCGAGGTATTTTTAAAAATCCTTTTGCTTTTGAAAAAGAGCCAAAAGAGCATAGCACTAAAGAATATCTTGATCTTTTAAGACTGCAGCTTGACCTTCAAGATCAATATGCGGATGTACTGCCACGACCAATCACAGGACTTCATCGCTTTTTCAAAATTTATGTCAAAGGATTTCCTGGAGCTGGTGAATTAAGGAATCAATTGATGAACACGAAATCAACAGATGAAGTACGTGCGTTGCTTGATAACATTGGAAAAGAAGTTGATGGGACGGGGAAATGA